The Rhodopseudomonas palustris genome window below encodes:
- a CDS encoding acylphosphatase: protein MSRAIRQVIVRGRVQGVGYRAWVATTAQAQGLEGWVRNRRNGSVEALLAGVSATVTEVIAACHHGPSAARVDAVFAEDADSDALDQRHPGERFSILPTV, encoded by the coding sequence ATGAGCAGGGCGATCCGGCAGGTGATCGTTCGCGGCCGTGTGCAGGGGGTCGGCTATCGCGCCTGGGTCGCGACGACGGCGCAGGCGCAGGGCCTCGAAGGGTGGGTCCGCAACCGCCGCAACGGCAGCGTCGAGGCATTGCTCGCCGGCGTGAGCGCGACCGTGACCGAGGTGATCGCGGCTTGTCACCACGGCCCATCTGCGGCGCGGGTCGATGCGGTGTTCGCGGAAGATGCAGATTCGGACGCACTCGATCAGCGGCATCCTGGCGAGCGGTTTTCGATCCTGCCGACGGTGTGA